From the genome of Calliopsis andreniformis isolate RMS-2024a unplaced genomic scaffold, iyCalAndr_principal scaffold0022, whole genome shotgun sequence, one region includes:
- the Tefu gene encoding serine/threonine-protein kinase tefu, producing MSKYSERIQEILRNISSKKITDKRKCVVEFLELYENQEAINEICKNTENNIQGIVNWSYIIHTVHKVLLNETDRLASKNAHGKATVTERQNTCTLVRKTVQHANCYKVPLLKCNDIMPLILQILGTSIYEYYHETYICVLATYILPFRIYQVDMLPDYWQELLKISVNLYKTVSSLTNKRTTIDALQMIVYYGCLNSSLLLNIKEIFSLLETIFLDVQTNEEFLAESAYKLTNTVCQQVAIEHRNMICQFSENILPSIINLKSSVEKYKLLLFFVKIHHPKGVCKDDEGAYASSWEKWYTILKNMYLMILKDFKADILPKSFVSLASEVFRQVLENPHIIIEKKLLDGCSYIQPAKRRRISTKMEGIVDMIMDNNAEEAWPMIQILTVLLKEYPECLKSEDLTTFLKILVDLFTQSCNEEAIMNNLYELVAVILTNETMFSITDIENSNIYWDKIWDILLRSLNVNQNEVSTHKLTQLFILNNKITNPNALLKLYLTNVVKWSVVSLRTLIVLCEHLPLPSDITMFNINMCSPVMNTNSVRSCLLKWALNIPWHKMARQIIIDELCSLLIVITSKSKYENRIKFVKYSINNSCNCLRSEEDTNSFSKHIEDCYLLLSYKAKLLTKKEKYDVQQVTKVNEHILYVQDIVNSLMNILSDIINENNGNDDLHIIIIKVAVIAKVISLMRQLNMISKDIEDVPLVHTMKKYLDVINTSLANIDPLRSKYIYLCNITKALNVLYETLYDTDVAKLIISSATLEMLKNIFALMNIEDNEIADYEATNAYYDDYGSFHGKSKDKEAFQRKRCNFCKEGTIRIQATKALTMFCCMNVGQEKCEMQTKLMANLLKIDMYDLSRTVDFKMAITVLDSLPKYGQEKLWEHHKEVPLKDLLQLYYQCHKDETAIRYILNILPYFFKYAKDYHCCLDDLMSIICELNKLQSKKRYGVLVLIEFTKCLSRIVKTSPSLFHYILYDTSDESIPIIESILSSFTNSLFIVCLEVVNCIHEIYSSRDIAFVWKDSLFIKIEELVHRFSISSEMETDEKETRITSILFVLTAIISTNGAFQCRALLTMLCFVIDRKIDSQIIPKVISTIEDQISYSNLIEDNLSYLMTCWFNSQYSSLSFPWNLTQCRSEEEFYKKYINMLVFIKLQNFELSDAILLCGRVNLTFEQITEDIFPQIVTWLLHYINENNESTKKRLATKMFHKLVSNQDEFGKTKKFSRLFNEKFEETLTYLTERLHDEDYLEKMLGIRISFALLDPPHFKKEVITNCLKYMEENFFAQTISIQYVLAHNCPNILQKLLLNLISNIYRSKFMEHKVKAFHQYVFFCTLIVEELNQKHFEKLSMYVIKDVGHSLLHIIKEDNDILSELACKYFYKFLKHVLPVRNEEIKEILSFIVITLIPIAQAGKMPITLEILNFLLIDQNKILQDAIEKLNSFPNVPIFQKIRNIHNALKHKTAKIYTLEEEIQHFVTSLADKNVNYSIEDISYLQLQLSTRKKELWTLYDKLETLRGFAEDYASSMLHQLIYKLIKLTALSDLNIAIEASKCLSELGPTDLTSMILYLEKSHVKETSDLIEVLSYKIVIIVIKFLFQSNIELRKVSANALYVIFSSFWGQKLLDTTYTKHLQNILSEPEVTLPLSDIQPFTVGKHSGIKTINLNNMKVKSIINPHNNIWTVQSNDSYFKWIREITSKILECFTGFYSECLIPICALSTDFCELILPRIIFLIIYIDRKFTAAICSCINEFFAYHFNYNAELSESSHVVRKTLNCDHQIVRCMLNIVNYVRIQVADDVHLKLNYMYVAKAAQYCAAFFTAILYAEMSCENILSEYVNTTNVLKIDYLYELAPEEGKVIQSILRDTYTKIGDFDAIDGTGSSHLQDHSTRLQHYVHTHKWNKVMLAEDIELSFGNMSVVKEMANGLYQSGLQFLLGNFITAMSKHDEKIDEDIQYDCAWRLGNWNFCETNQTLYTQNDNKLKSEITESDFHFYHYQALKYFHERNETGIQNAIENARISIIKALRNISLESSKTIYEKLTQLQLIHEIEELSFAKPHEHEKILEKWQQQDVTNFNDFQYMEPILTQRIVMYQINDTLINNIKVKNALFNTHLEISKIAADKENLHIATRSLAVLAKQTDLPSDIQDQLLYQEALLARLRKDLEIGRFLLRNLIHKESLDPNLRAQILRAYGDWMAETKSENPQAVIKKYYLKSIDTSIAIREQTTNSIKNLHDTQVTLARFADAQFEQICSYMKSPQFESLKECVTYSSKGISLNSVSKDKDVRKALILNQRQNTNDAAELEYIQRERDNYLILALQYYLAVLQQSEDYNLLIFRVIALWLDNIHQKEVNDLLDTHLSTIPSFKFIPLAPQLAAHMNDIFDEFSKKIYNIMKNCAMQHPHHTLPVLLALKNLYGDQEYGTSKKNRISEPRVLGAQKLLHELTRSNVSSIVQEMDKLSHSLVMLANLATSTSKSGCVVNIPKNQEILKIKNFRNVLVPTLTIDVKPSGNYNDIISISKYVETYETVGGLNTPKKLICIGTDGISRYQLVKGKDDLRQDAVMQQVFNVMNTLLKNCKETKRRKLKIRTYKVVPLTQRSGILEWCDNTTPIIFVLTGSSGNPGLQKKYYPKDYTANYCKEKIAAVEKSSTDVKLKVFLDCCTHMHPVMHYFFTEKYPSPETWFERRLAYTRSVATTSMAGYILGLGDRHLSNILIDQTTAEVIHIDFGIAFEQGKVLPVPETIPFRLTQNIEVAMGVSGVEGTMRHCCEKTLAVLRDQRQIIITLLQVLLYDPLFTWTITPAKAHDIQSGSSSRLAEINQCSTVTNKSAERALLRIEQKLQGTEEGVSSSVSGQIERLIQQARDPTNLCRLYCGWQPYL from the exons ATGTCAAAATATTCAGAAAGAATAcaagaaatattaagaaatatAAGCAGTAAGAAGATTACAGATAAAAGG aagTGTGTTGTCGAATTTCTGGAATTATATGAAAATCAAGAAGCCATAAATGAAATATGCAAAAATACAGAAAACAATATACAGGGTATCGTAAATTGGTCATACATAATACATACGGTCCACAAAGTATTGTTAAAT GAAACGGATAGGCTAGCTTCCAAAAATGCTCATGGCAAAGCAACAGTTACTGAAAGACAAAATACTTGCACACTAGTAAGAAAAACAGTTCAACATGCAAATTGTTATAAAGTGCCTCTTTTAAAGTGCAATGATATAATGCCATTAATTTTGCAAATTTTGGGAACAAGCATCTATGAATATTATCATGAAACTTATATCTGTGTATTGGCAACTTATATACTTCCGTTTAGAATATATCAGGTGGATATGTTACCTGATTATTGGCAAGAATTGCTGAAAATATCTGTAAACTTATATAAAACTGTGTCTTCTCTTACAAACAAACGTACTACAATAGATGCGTTACAAATGATTGTGTATTATGGGTGTCTAAACTCAAGTCTACTTCTTAATATAAAGGAAATATTTTCACTCTTAG AAACTATTTTTCTCGATGTCCAAACAAATGAAGAATTCTTAGCAGAATCTGCTTATAAGCTCACAAATACAGTATgccaacaggttgcaattgagcACAGGAATATGATTTGCCAATTTAGTGAAAATATTTTACCAAGTATTATTAATTTGAAAAGTTCAGTAGAAAAGTATAAACTTCTATTATTTTTTGTTAAAATTCATCATCCTAAAGGAGTTTGTAAGGATGATGAGGGTGCTTATGCTAGTAGTTGGGAGAAATGGTATACAATACTTAAAAACATGTATCTAATGATTTTGAAAGATTTCAAAGCTGATATTCTTCCAAAAAGTTTTGTTTCTCTTGCAAGTGAAG TTTTCAGACAAGTATTAGAAAATCCACACATTATTATTGAGAAAAAGTTATTAGATGGTTGTAGTTATATACAACCAGCAAAACGAAGGCGCATTTCTACTAAAATGGAAGGAATAGTCGATATGATTATGGATAATAATGCAGAAGAAGCTTGGCCAATGATACAGATATTGACAGTGTTActtaaagaatatcctgaatgcttaaAATCGGAAGACCTTACaacgtttttaaaaattttagtcGATCTCTTTACACAATCTTGTAATGAAGAGGCTATCATGAATAATTTATATGAATTGGTAGCTGTTATTTTGACAAACGAAACAATGTTTTCTATAACAGATATAGAGAACTCAAATATTTATTGGGATAAAATATGGGACATTTTATTGAG ATCGTTAAATGTAAATCAAAATGAAGTATCAACTCATAAGCTTACACAACTTTtcatattaaataataaaataacaaatCCAAATGCACTTTTAAAACTTTATCTTACAAATGTTGTTAAATGGTCTGTTGTAAGTCTACGTACATTAATAGTACTTTGCGAACATCTTCCTTTGCCAAGTGATATTACAATGTTTAATATAAATATGTGCTCGCCAGTAATGAATACAAACTCCGTCAGATCTTGTCTCTTAAAATGGGCATTAAACATACCCTGGCATAAAATGGCAAGGCAAATAATAATTGACGAATTATGTTCATTGCTAATTGTTATTACATCTAAGTCAAAATACGAAAATCGGATAAAATTCGTTAAATATAGCATTAACAACTCATGTAATTGTTTAAGAAGTGAGGAAGATACTAATTCATTTTCTAAACATATTGAAGATTGCTATTTATTGTTATCATATAAAGCAAAATTACTCACTAAAAAAGAGAAATATGATGTTCAGCAAGTTACAAAAGTAAATGAACACATATTGTATGTACAAGATATTGTGAATTCCTTAATGAACATTTTGAGTGACATTATTAATGAAAACAATGGAAATGATGATTTgcacataattataataaaagttGCTGTTATAGCAAAAGTAATATCGTTAATGAGACAGTTGAATATGATATCTAAGGATATTGAAGATGTTCCTCTGGTGCACACtatgaaaaaatatttagaTGTCATTAATACTTCATTGGCAAACATAGATCCATTGAGAAGTAAATATATCTACCTTTGCAATATAACAAAAGCACTTAATGTGTTGTATGAGACATTATATGACACAGATGTGGCAAAACTAATCATTTCATCTGCAACATTagaaatgttaaaaaatatattcgctttaatgaatattgaagataatgAAATTGCTGACTATGAAGCaaccaatgcttattatgatgattatggttcttTTCATGGAAAATCTAAAGATAAAGAAGCTTTCCAAAGAAAACGATGTAATTTCTGTAAGGAAGGTACAATCAGGATACAAGCAACCAAAGCATTAACAATGTTTTGTTGCATGAATGTAGGgcaagaaaaatgtgaaatgcaaacgaaacttatggccaatttACTTAAAATAGATATGTATGATCTTTCACGCACTGTTGATTTTAAAATGGCCATAACAGTCTTAGACTCTTTACCTAAATATGGTCAGGAAAAATTATGGGAACATCATAAGGAAGTACCATTGAAAGATTTACTGCAATTGTATTATCAGTGCCATAAGGATGAAACAGCTATTCGTTATATACTAAATATTTTACCATACTTCTTTAAGTATGCCAAAGATTACCACTGTTGTCTAGATGACTTAATGAGTATTATCTGCGAACTAAATAAGCTTCAGTCTAAAAAACGATATGGTGTTCTTGTCCTAATAGAATTTACGAAATGTCTTTCAAGGATCGTTAAGACTAGTCCTTCTCTTTTTCATTACATATTATATGATACTTCTGATGAATCAATACCAATAATTGAAAGTATCTTATCATCCTTTACTAATTCTTTATTTATTGTTTGTCTAGAGGTAGTTAACTGTATACACGAAATATATTCTTCAAGAGACATTGCTTTTGTATGGAAAGACTCATTGTTTATAAAGATAGAAGAATTAGTACATAGATTCAGTATTTCTAGCGAAATGGAGACGGATGAAAAGGAAACCAGAATAACAAGTATCTTATTCGTACTTACTGCCATCATTTCCACGAATGGGGCATTTCAATGTCGTGCTTTATTAACAATGTTGTGTTTTGTTATCGATCGCAAAATAGATAGTCAAATAATACCAAAAGTGATAAGTACCATAGAAGACCAAATAAGTTATTCAAATCTTATAGAAGATAATTTAAGTTATTTAATGACATGTTGGTTTAACTCACAATATTCGTCACTGTCATTTCCTTGGAACTTGACACAATGTAGATCTGAAgaagaattttataaaaaatatattaatatgtTGGTATTCATAaaacttcaaaattttgaactttCTGATGCAATACTTCTTTGTGGTCGCGTTAATTTAACGTTCGAACAAATTACTGAAGATATTTTTCCACAAATTGTGACATGGCTCTTGCATTATATTAATGAAAATAATGAGAGTACTAAAAAAAGATTGGCAACTAAAATGTTCCACAAGTTAGTATCAAATCAGGATGAATTCGGTAAAACAAAGAAGTTTTCTAGATTATTTAATGAAAAGTTTGAAGAAACATTAACATATCTTACTGAAAGGTTGCATGATGAAGATTATCTCGAAAAAATGTTAGGAATACGAATTTCATTCGCTTTATTAGATCCTCCTCATTTTAAAAAGGAAGTAATTACTAATTGCTTAAAGTATATGGAAGAAAATTTCTTTGCAcaaacaatatcaatacaatatGTTTTAGCGCATAATTGTCCAAATATATTACAGAAACTATTGTTAAATTTAATTAGTAACATTTACAGAAGCAAATTTATGGAGCATAAAGTAAAAGCTTTTCATCaatatgtatttttttgtacATTAATAGTTGAAGAACTCAATCAAAAACATTTTGAGAAATTATCCATGTATGTGATTAAAGATGTTGGTCATAGTTTACTGCATATCATTAAGGAAGATAATGATATTCTTTCTGAATTAGcatgtaaatatttttataagttTTTGAAACATGTCCTACCTGTACGAAATGAAGAAatcaaagaaattttgagcTTCATTGTTATAACTTTAATTCCTATTGCACAGGCAGGAAAAATGCCTATAACTTTGGAAATACTTAACTTTTTATTAATTGACCAAAACAAAATATTGCAGGATGCAATAGAAAAATTGAATTCATTTCCAAACGTTCctatttttcaaaaaataagaaatattcaCAATGCTTTGAAGCATAAAACTGCAAAGATTTATACCTTGGAAgaagaaatacaacattttgtaACTTCTTTAGCTGACAAAAACGTAAATTATAGTATAGAAGATATTTCGTATTTACAATTACAATTGTCAACAAGGAAAAAAGAATTATGGACATTGTATGATAAACTTGAAACATTGCGTGGTTTTGCTGAAGATTATGCTTCAAGTATGTTACATCAGCTAATATATAAACTCATTAAATTAACAGCACTTTCTGATCTGAATATTGCAATTGAAGCTTCAAAATGTTTAAGTGAATTAGGTCCAACCGATCTAACATCTATGATATTATACTTAGAAAAAAGCCATGTCAAAGAAACTTCTGACTTAATAGAAGTACTATCATATAAAATAGTAATTATTGTGATAAAGTTTTTATTTCAAAGTAACATAGAACTTCGGAAAGTCAGTGCTAATGCACTTTATGTTATATTCTCATCATTTTGGGGACAGAAGTTATTAGATACAACGTACACTAAACATTTACAAAATATTTTGAGCGAGCCAGAAGTAACATTACCGTTAAGTGATATTCAACCATTCACAGTTGGAAAACATTCAGGAATTAAAACTATTAACTTAAATAACATGAAAGTTAAGAGTATTATAAATCCTCATAATAATATTTGGACAGTTCAGTCCAATGATTCATATTTCAAATGGATTAGAGAAATAACTTCTAAAATATTAGAAtgtttcacaggattctattctGAATGTTTAATTCCTATTTGTGCATTAAGTACTGACTTTTGCGAATTAATTTTGCCAAGAATTATTTTCCTAATAATTTATATAGATAGAAAGTTCACAGCTGCCATATGTTCttgtataaatgaattttttgcgTATCATTTTAACTATAATGCAGAACTCAGTGAATCTTCACATGTAGTACGTAAGACTTTAAATTGTGATCATCAAATTGTGCGCTGCATGTTAAATATTGTAAACTATGTTAGGATACAAGTTGCTGATGATGTTCATTTAAAGTTGAACTATATGTATGTAGCAAAAGCCGCGCAATATTGTGCAGCATTTTTTACTGCTATATTATATGCTGAAATGTCATGCGAAAATATTTTGAGTGAATATGTGAATACCACaaatgtattgaagattgattatctaTATGAATTGGCACCTGAAGAAGGAAAGGTGATCCAAAGTATACTTAGAGATACTTACACAAAAATAGGTGACTTTGATGCTATTGATGGCACAGGTTCTTCACATTTACAAGATCATTCTACACGTTTGCAGCATTATGTTCATACTCACAAATGGAATAAAGTAATGCTTGCTGAAGATATAGAACTTTCATTTGGAAACATGTCAGTAGTTAAAG AAATGGCAAATGGATTATATCAGTCTGGTCTTCAATTCTTACTTGGTAATTTTATCACTGCAATGTCTAAGCATGATGAAAAAATAGATGAAGATATCCAATATGATTGTGCTTGGAGATTGGGTAATTGGAATTTTTGTGAGACAAACCAAACTTTATACACACAAAATGATAATAAACTGAAATCAGAGATAACAGAATCtgattttcatttttatcattaccaagcattaaaatattttcatgaaCGTAATGAAACTGGTATACAAAATGCAATTGAAAATGCTCGTATAAGTATTATTAAAGCACTTCGAAATATTAGTTTAG AAAGTAGTAAAACCATATATGAAAAGTTAACACAACTGCAATTAATTCATGAAATTGAAGAATTAAGCTTTGCCAAACCACATGAACAtgaaaaaatattagaaaaatgGCAACAACAAGATGTGACAAATTTCAATGATTTCCAATACATGGAACCCATATTAACTCAAAGAATTGTTATGTATCAAATAAATGATACATTAATTAATAACATAAAAGTTAAAAACGCTCTTTTCAATACACACTTAGAAATCTCAAAAATAGCTGCAGATAAAGAAAATTTGCACATTGCAACACGTTCTCTAG CTGTCTTGGCAAAACAAACAGATTTACCTTCAGACATTCAAGATCAATTGCTTTATCAAGAAGCCTTATTAGCACGACTTAGGAAAGATTTGGAAATTGGACGTTTTCTTTTACGTAATTTGATACATAAAGAATCCTTGGATCCAAATTTACGAGCACAAATATTAAGAGCGTATGGAGACTGGATGGCTGAAACTAAGTCGGAAAATCCGCAG GCTGTGATAAAGAAATATTATCTGAAATCTATAGATACAAGTATTGCTATTAGAGAACAAACTACTAATAGTATTAAGAATTTACATGACACGCAAGTAACATTAGCTCGTTTTGCTGATGCTCAATTCGAGCAAATATGTTCATACATGAAATCCCCtcaatttgaaagtttaaaagaATGTGTTACATATTCTTCCAAAGGAATCAGTCTAAATTCAGTTTCTAAGGATAAAGATGTTAGAAAAGCTTTGATTTTGAATCAAAGACAAAACACAAATGATGCTGCGGAATTAGAGTACATACAAAGGGAAAGGGATAACTATTTAATCTTAGCATTACA ATACTATTTAGCAGTACTCCAGCAAAGTGAAGACTATAATCTGTTGATATTTAGGGTAATAGCACTTTGGCTAGATAACATACATCAGAAAGAAGTAAATGATTTATTAGATACGCATCTCAGCACAATACCATCCTTTAAATTCATCCCCCTCGCTCCACAATTAGCAGCACATATGAATGATATTTTCGACGAATTCTCAAAAAAAATTTATAACATCATGAAGAATTGTGCCATGCAACATCCGCATCACACATTACCAGTGTTATTAGCGTTAAAAAATTTATATGGTGATCAAGAATATGGTACAAGTAAGAAAAACAGAATTTCGGAGCCTAGGGTTCTTGGTGCTCAAAAATTGTTACATGAATTAACAAGATCAAATGTGAGTTCGATTGTACAGGAAATGGACAAATTATCACATTCTTTAGTTATGTTGGCGAATCTCGCAACTTCTACAAGTAAAT CTGGTTGTGTAGTAAATATACCAAAAAAtcaagaaattttaaaaataaaaaatttccgaAATGTACTTGTACCAACTTTAACAATTGATGTAAAGCCATCCGGAAATtataatgatattattagtatttctAAATATGTAGAAACATATGAAACTGTTGGTGGTTTAAATACGCCGAAAAAATTAATTTGCATTGGTACAGACGGGATTTCTCGATATCAGTTAGTAAAG GGAAAAGATGATCTACGACAAGATGCTGTAATGCAACAAGTTTTTAATGTAATGAATACgctattaaaaaattgtaaagaaACCAAAcgaagaaaattgaaaattagaacTTACAAG GTTGTGCCATTGACACAAAGATCGGGAATATTGGAATGGTGTGACAATACAACGCCTATCATATTTGTATTAACAGGTTCAAGTGGTAACCCTGGTCTTCAAAAGAAATATTATCCAAAAGACTATACAGCAAACTATTGTAAAGAGAAAATAGCA GCTGTGGAAAAATCATCGACTGATGTAAAATTAAAAGTATTTCTGGACTGTTGCACACATATGCATCCAGTGATGCATTATTTTTTTACCGAAAAATATCCATCTCCAGAAACATGGTTTGAAAGGAGATTAGCCTATACACGCAG TGTAGCAACAACATCTATGGCAGGATATATTTTAGGTTTAGGAGACAGGCATTTAAGTAATATTTTAATCGACCAAACAACTGCTGAAGTGATTCATATTGATTTTG gTATAGCATTTGAACAAGGGAAAGTATTGCCAGTTCCTGAAACTATTCCTTTTCGATTGACACAGAATATTGAAGTAGCCATGGGCGTATCTGGCGTAGAGGGTACGATGAGACATTGCTGTGAAAAAACCTTGGCTGTATTACGTGATCAAAGGCAAATAATTATAACGCTACTTCAAGTTCTTTTATACGATCCATTGTTTACGTGGACTATAACGCCAGCTAAAGCACATGACATACAAAGCGGAAGTTCTTCCAGATTAGCCGAGATTAATCAAT GTTCTACAGTAACTAATAAATCAGCGGAAAGAGCTCTCTTACGAATAGAACAGAAATTACAAGGTACCGAAGAAGGTGTATCATCAAGCGTCTCTGGTCAAATTGAGAGACTTATACAGCAAGCACGTGATCCTACTAATCTCTGTCGTTTATATTGCGGATGGCAACCATACCTATAA